The Clostridium sporogenes genome contains a region encoding:
- a CDS encoding MBL fold metallo-hydrolase: MINIEAFPASYGESILVSLGEDNLKNILIDCGFVSTYNNHIKKRLTELSENGQAIDLFVLTHFDADHIRGAVNFLKENGRYDKPKIIAIEDIWINLLKHVDFGSHKVKLSEQDKIKLKTILRKRYPIELFNRHVNDISSSDSLTLSELICRGNYENNKSFNGGLIVANKESNVVNLDGGIKIKILSPTIDKIEELNKVWVNELLKLGLKFNFNNNGELSEAFEKLLVNIIPSINRGLLRNCSSEKDIVKALSENDVFSEDTDPVNGSSIAFILEYGEKRILLLGDSHPSVIEEGIKKEMGEKNQKLKVDLIKIAHHGSGGNITKGLLEMIDCDKFLICTNGARYSHPDPESISRIITANRDKEKVIIMNYETPSIKKFLSKKLMEKYRYSIVCTNKMGMDNKKCKITYVRV; encoded by the coding sequence ATGATAAATATAGAAGCTTTTCCTGCATCATATGGAGAAAGTATCTTAGTCAGTTTGGGAGAAGATAATTTAAAGAATATACTAATTGATTGTGGATTTGTAAGCACATATAATAATCACATAAAGAAAAGATTGACAGAACTATCTGAGAATGGCCAAGCGATTGATTTATTCGTGCTAACACATTTTGATGCTGATCATATAAGAGGTGCAGTAAATTTTTTAAAAGAAAATGGACGATATGATAAACCTAAGATTATAGCAATAGAAGATATATGGATAAATTTACTAAAACATGTGGATTTCGGTAGCCATAAAGTCAAATTAAGCGAACAAGATAAAATTAAACTTAAAACAATATTGAGAAAAAGATATCCAATAGAGCTCTTTAATAGGCATGTAAATGATATAAGTAGTTCGGATTCTTTAACATTATCAGAGTTAATATGTAGAGGAAATTATGAAAACAATAAAAGTTTTAATGGAGGCTTGATTGTAGCAAATAAAGAAAGTAATGTAGTTAATCTAGACGGAGGAATAAAAATTAAAATTTTATCTCCTACAATAGATAAAATAGAGGAATTAAATAAAGTCTGGGTTAATGAGTTATTAAAACTTGGCTTGAAATTCAACTTTAATAATAATGGAGAGTTAAGTGAGGCGTTCGAAAAATTATTGGTTAATATAATACCAAGCATAAATAGAGGACTATTAAGAAATTGTTCTAGTGAAAAAGATATAGTTAAAGCATTAAGTGAAAATGATGTTTTTTCAGAGGATACTGATCCTGTTAATGGAAGCTCCATAGCTTTTATACTAGAGTATGGGGAAAAACGAATTTTGCTTTTAGGAGATTCACATCCATCTGTTATAGAAGAGGGGATAAAAAAAGAGATGGGTGAAAAAAATCAAAAATTAAAAGTTGATTTGATAAAAATTGCTCATCATGGGAGCGGTGGTAATATAACAAAAGGTTTACTAGAAATGATTGATTGTGATAAGTTTCTGATATGTACAAATGGAGCTCGATATTCTCATCCAGATCCAGAATCAATATCAAGAATTATTACAGCCAATAGAGATAAGGAAAAGGTAATTATTATGAATTATGAAACTCCTTCAATTAAAAAGTTTTTAAGTAAAAAATTAATGGAGAAGTATAGATATTCAATTGTATGCACAAATAAAATGGGTATGGATAATAAGAAGTGTAAGATTACTTATGTTAGAGTATAG
- a CDS encoding PIN domain-containing protein, with the protein MKYLFLDTNIYIDMVVYRNKANPPKAYECLRKLLEFNQMKLIVPKIVKNEVDRHIEDEINKVGNNLKRLKDDINNIYWVSRGDEVSKFHNKMNDLSKDINEVKIQFDKNKRSYIKEFKEKIAIIFSNDNSIVIEETQDLILGVEKRKIYKRCPFHIENKESSADALIVEILVNLNKFINFTKEDKIIFITKNFIDFSKSKNKGEKEIIHPDICDSLKENKIYDKFIYSIFYYKTLNEHFKEELVVADELENVIEEQIREEEEEGKRHLEYIRDLDREACGLSELPCNDNVMESINESDEFEGLQGTLNKYNEFRDKVENYINKYDELLDYLWNLKKADLKECVEKFNKKSLLITIGIDGEKIIDNIVEFIDNHIVDINSVNLINQSKYEIKEEFELETIVDIYDYENNRILLNVEGYLSPSDFGQDYIELKILRNGILLKQGTIEISYGGAEFDDDGGIGDAYEGDIKYYIENIQQYFDNIIGRSIKKISEKQNLLEKFIELLEINLD; encoded by the coding sequence ATGAAATACTTATTTTTAGATACTAATATATATATTGATATGGTTGTTTATAGAAACAAAGCTAATCCACCAAAGGCATATGAGTGTTTAAGAAAACTACTTGAATTTAATCAAATGAAGTTAATAGTTCCTAAGATTGTGAAAAATGAGGTAGATAGACATATAGAAGATGAAATAAATAAAGTAGGAAATAATTTAAAAAGATTGAAAGATGACATAAATAATATATATTGGGTGAGCAGAGGCGATGAGGTTAGTAAATTTCATAATAAAATGAATGATTTGTCTAAGGATATAAATGAAGTTAAAATTCAATTTGATAAAAATAAGCGATCATATATTAAAGAATTTAAAGAAAAAATAGCAATTATTTTTAGCAATGATAATAGTATAGTAATTGAAGAAACACAAGATTTAATTTTAGGTGTAGAGAAGAGAAAAATTTATAAAAGATGTCCATTTCATATAGAAAATAAAGAATCAAGTGCAGATGCTCTAATTGTAGAAATATTAGTTAATTTAAATAAATTTATAAATTTTACTAAGGAGGATAAAATAATTTTTATTACTAAAAATTTCATTGATTTCTCAAAATCTAAAAATAAAGGGGAAAAGGAAATTATCCATCCTGACATATGTGATAGTCTAAAAGAAAATAAAATATATGACAAATTCATATATAGTATATTTTATTATAAAACATTAAATGAACACTTTAAAGAAGAGTTAGTAGTAGCAGACGAGTTAGAAAATGTAATTGAAGAACAAATTAGGGAAGAAGAGGAAGAAGGAAAAAGACATTTAGAGTATATTAGAGATCTTGATAGAGAAGCATGTGGATTATCAGAATTACCTTGTAATGATAATGTAATGGAATCTATAAATGAAAGTGATGAATTTGAAGGATTACAAGGTACACTAAATAAATATAATGAGTTTAGAGACAAAGTTGAAAATTATATAAATAAATATGATGAACTGTTAGATTATCTATGGAATTTGAAAAAAGCCGATTTAAAAGAATGCGTAGAAAAATTTAATAAGAAATCATTACTTATTACTATAGGTATAGATGGAGAAAAAATAATAGATAATATAGTAGAATTTATTGATAATCATATTGTTGATATTAATTCAGTAAATTTAATCAATCAAAGCAAATATGAAATTAAAGAAGAATTTGAGTTAGAAACAATAGTTGATATATATGATTATGAAAATAATAGAATTCTATTGAATGTAGAAGGATATCTTTCACCAAGTGATTTTGGACAAGATTATATAGAATTAAAAATATTGAGAAATGGAATTTTACTAAAACAAGGAACAATTGAGATATCATATGGTGGAGCCGAGTTTGATGATGATGGCGGAATAGGAGATGCATATGAAGGGGACATTAAATACTATATTGAAAATATTCAACAATATTTTGATAATATAATAGGTAGATCTATTAAGAAAATTAGTGAAAAACAAAATCTTCTAGAAAAATTTATAGAACTTCTAGAAATTAATTTAGATTAA
- a CDS encoding LA2681 family HEPN domain-containing protein, translating into MKIGELIDGAYENKDFEKTKQAIVQGKNVDNEKKLDDLNCAVLNYFISNGISDLIQFKYNNKLKIGTNDKDFEESIYHLRKSINYFSRINIIDGQTIQYKVMAYTNLANQLDIVGRFVEAIEYWDIATSIYTDFGMAYGNKGLCLYNYSKLLYDHGHKAIFLKKSRELLNKAIKLPIYLYAKEIFSKKIKEIEKIIDMDYLESELTFNNSVCTDSVEETMYNAWCNDNTLYLNPLNDILKHDVVNQDILTMPSIVAPIDEKIPKYHSFYNQIKQEYVSARFTFFESIQMEMPHYSDKNVLLYNTIDYPKYGLKIEKMKYAFRVLYSLLDKIAYFINDYFDIGITERDVSFKSIWFSQKKGRNGYKYKMDLKQYMINNYNFSLQGLYWLFKDYYDRKYDIENFLEPESKDIDILRNYMEHKYLKVLEYGIIDDRVDELAYSISIREFQAKTLRLLKKIRAALIYLSLAVNQEERFRESQRKINEDKGVMPISLQAFDDDWKF; encoded by the coding sequence TTGAAAATTGGTGAATTAATTGATGGCGCGTATGAAAATAAAGATTTTGAGAAAACAAAACAAGCAATAGTGCAAGGTAAGAATGTTGATAATGAGAAAAAACTAGATGATTTAAATTGTGCAGTACTTAACTATTTCATTAGTAATGGAATTTCAGATCTTATTCAATTTAAGTATAATAATAAATTAAAAATAGGAACTAATGACAAAGATTTTGAGGAAAGCATATATCACCTTAGAAAGTCAATTAATTATTTTAGTAGAATTAATATAATTGATGGTCAGACTATTCAATATAAAGTAATGGCGTATACAAATCTTGCAAATCAATTAGATATAGTTGGACGATTTGTAGAAGCGATAGAATATTGGGATATAGCTACTTCTATTTATACAGACTTTGGTATGGCTTATGGAAATAAGGGTTTATGTTTATATAATTACTCAAAATTATTATATGATCATGGACACAAAGCGATTTTTTTAAAAAAGTCAAGAGAATTATTGAATAAAGCCATTAAATTACCTATTTATTTATATGCCAAAGAAATTTTTTCTAAGAAGATAAAAGAGATTGAGAAAATTATTGATATGGATTATTTAGAAAGTGAATTAACTTTTAATAATTCGGTTTGTACAGATAGTGTAGAAGAAACTATGTATAATGCTTGGTGCAACGATAATACTTTGTACTTGAATCCGCTAAATGATATTTTAAAACATGATGTTGTTAATCAGGATATTTTAACGATGCCTTCAATTGTAGCACCAATTGATGAAAAAATTCCAAAGTATCATAGTTTTTATAATCAGATTAAACAAGAATATGTGTCCGCAAGGTTTACTTTTTTTGAGTCGATTCAGATGGAAATGCCTCATTATTCGGACAAGAATGTTTTATTATACAATACAATTGATTATCCTAAATATGGTTTAAAGATTGAAAAAATGAAGTATGCATTTAGAGTACTTTATTCTTTACTTGATAAAATAGCGTATTTCATTAACGATTATTTTGATATTGGAATTACTGAAAGAGATGTGTCGTTCAAATCAATTTGGTTTTCACAAAAAAAGGGTAGGAATGGGTATAAGTATAAGATGGATTTAAAACAGTATATGATTAATAACTATAATTTTTCACTTCAAGGATTATATTGGTTATTCAAAGATTATTATGATAGAAAATATGATATTGAAAACTTTTTAGAACCTGAATCAAAAGATATTGATATTTTACGAAATTATATGGAACACAAATACTTGAAAGTACTTGAATATGGAATAATAGATGATAGAGTGGATGAATTAGCTTATTCAATATCTATTAGAGAATTTCAGGCTAAAACTCTAAGACTATTAAAAAAAATACGAGCAGCACTCATTTATTTATCACTCGCTGTGAATCAGGAGGAGAGATTTAGAGAATCCCAACGAAAAATAAATGAAGATAAAGGGGTTATGCCTATTTCGTTACAGGCATTTGACGACGATTGGAAATTTTAA
- a CDS encoding HEPN domain-containing protein produces the protein MKNLTTEYMVVFNLKDSLCTDVNSFNNLIQSNADIKIKGSKLYYRELEVDYSVEAGEISNSQDRYYHLKIVCQDSSKMKIYEDLLKDIRVILNRTSSRNVEVLWDDISFYYAKKAYPLIHEIENLMRKLITKFMLVNVGVGWVKKNVPDIVKDSIRDSRKDLKEETDYLYRTDFIQLSNFLFVEYSLENVSNLIKKLKSLNNEDSIHIENLKNYVSKSNWERYFSTMVDCEYEYLKNKWQQLYELRCKVAHNNRMNRADYENTEKIVNEIREKLIKAIDNIDKLDVSDSDKENISESMITNTNELYGQFIVKWKDFEQKLFNYLTKKSTNISDKDRYRVNKLICEIYDLKLVQESVYKELKIAREIRNIIVHESGKDFDQAIIQKYIRILEDVEKHFSSE, from the coding sequence ATGAAAAATTTAACGACTGAGTATATGGTAGTATTTAATTTAAAAGACTCTTTATGTACAGATGTTAATTCTTTTAATAATTTAATTCAATCAAATGCAGATATTAAAATTAAAGGCTCAAAGCTGTACTATCGAGAACTTGAAGTTGATTATTCAGTTGAAGCTGGTGAAATAAGTAATAGCCAAGATCGGTACTATCACCTTAAAATTGTATGCCAAGATTCAAGTAAAATGAAGATTTATGAGGATTTATTAAAAGATATAAGGGTTATTTTAAATAGAACAAGCTCTAGAAACGTTGAAGTTTTATGGGATGATATAAGCTTTTATTATGCTAAAAAAGCATATCCTTTAATTCATGAAATTGAAAATTTAATGAGAAAGCTAATAACGAAATTTATGTTAGTTAATGTCGGAGTTGGGTGGGTTAAGAAGAATGTACCAGATATAGTTAAAGATTCAATTAGAGATAGTAGAAAAGATTTAAAAGAAGAAACAGATTACTTATATAGGACAGATTTTATACAGCTATCAAATTTTTTATTTGTAGAATATAGCTTGGAAAATGTTTCAAATCTTATAAAAAAATTAAAATCTTTAAATAATGAAGATTCTATACATATTGAGAATCTAAAAAACTATGTTTCTAAATCTAACTGGGAAAGATATTTTTCAACTATGGTTGATTGTGAATATGAATATTTAAAAAACAAATGGCAACAGTTATACGAGTTAAGGTGTAAAGTGGCTCATAACAATAGAATGAATAGAGCCGATTATGAGAATACAGAAAAAATTGTTAACGAAATACGGGAAAAGTTAATAAAAGCTATAGATAATATTGATAAGTTAGATGTTTCGGATTCTGATAAAGAAAATATATCTGAAAGTATGATAACAAACACTAATGAACTATATGGACAATTTATAGTTAAATGGAAAGATTTTGAACAAAAACTTTTCAACTATTTAACTAAGAAAAGTACTAATATATCCGATAAGGATAGATATAGAGTCAATAAACTTATATGTGAAATTTATGATTTGAAATTAGTACAAGAGTCTGTTTACAAAGAATTAAAGATAGCTAGAGAAATAAGAAATATTATTGTGCATGAAAGTGGTAAAGATTTTGATCAAGCTATAATTCAAAAATATATTAGGATTTTAGAAGATGTAGAAAAGCATTTTAGTAGTGAATAA
- a CDS encoding AAA family ATPase — MKKRFNVTGTCIPEKHYMVDISNKLDSILKLVNNEEYFIINRPRQYGKTTTLYMLERYLSKFKDYLVISISFEGIGDLIFEDEKIFSKEFLQIMSDSLLINNETLSEYLEQQKEHVENFIDLSRVITKFIIKVKRKVVLMIDEVDKSSNNQLFLSFLGLLRNKYLLRNVGKDYTFHNVVLAGVHDVKTLKLKIRSDEEHKYNSPWNIASDFDVDMSFSIEEIKTMLDDYVENKKVDLDKEYFAEKLYFYTSGYPFLVSKLCKIIDEKIMDENELKWEREYLELAVKELLNESNTNFDSLIKNIENNKELSQVVDNLLIKGVKLNFNIHNPDINLGYLYGIFKDDKGNLKINNRIYEQLIYNYRISKIQTSSNFYNYNSKENFIDSNGNLDIRKVLLKFQEFMKHEYSQRREAFLEEDGRLVFLAFLSPIINGSGFAFKEVKGGEEKRFDIVITYNKKMYILELKIWRGQEYHKRGLIQLAEYLDQYGLDKGYLLIFDLRKSTNLIGEVEENYIGTENSNKKIIQVYC; from the coding sequence ATGAAAAAGAGATTTAATGTAACTGGAACCTGTATACCAGAAAAGCATTATATGGTGGATATATCTAATAAGTTAGATAGTATACTAAAATTAGTAAATAATGAGGAATATTTTATTATAAATAGACCAAGGCAGTATGGTAAAACAACTACTTTATATATGTTGGAAAGATATTTAAGTAAGTTTAAAGACTATTTAGTTATTTCTATAAGCTTTGAAGGAATTGGAGATTTGATTTTTGAAGATGAAAAAATATTTTCAAAGGAATTCTTACAAATAATGTCTGATTCTCTTTTAATCAATAATGAAACATTATCTGAATATCTAGAACAACAAAAGGAACATGTAGAAAACTTTATTGACTTATCAAGGGTTATAACTAAATTTATTATAAAGGTTAAAAGAAAAGTGGTATTAATGATAGATGAAGTAGATAAGAGTAGTAATAATCAGTTGTTTTTAAGCTTTTTAGGATTACTTAGAAATAAATATTTATTAAGGAATGTTGGGAAAGATTATACTTTCCATAATGTTGTATTGGCAGGAGTGCATGACGTAAAAACTTTAAAATTAAAGATAAGATCTGATGAAGAACATAAGTATAATAGCCCATGGAATATAGCTTCGGATTTTGACGTTGATATGAGCTTTTCCATAGAGGAAATAAAAACTATGCTAGACGATTATGTAGAAAATAAAAAAGTAGATCTAGATAAAGAATACTTTGCAGAGAAGCTTTATTTTTATACCTCAGGGTATCCTTTTTTAGTAAGTAAACTTTGTAAAATAATAGATGAAAAAATAATGGATGAAAATGAATTGAAATGGGAAAGAGAATATCTAGAGTTAGCTGTAAAAGAGCTTTTAAATGAAAGTAATACTAACTTTGACAGTCTAATTAAGAATATAGAAAATAATAAAGAACTATCCCAAGTGGTAGATAATCTTTTAATAAAAGGAGTAAAACTAAATTTTAATATCCATAATCCAGATATAAATTTAGGTTATTTATATGGAATATTTAAAGATGATAAAGGAAATTTAAAAATAAATAATAGGATATATGAACAGCTTATATATAATTATAGAATATCAAAAATTCAGACATCTTCTAATTTTTATAACTATAATAGTAAAGAAAATTTTATAGATTCTAATGGGAATTTAGATATAAGAAAAGTCTTATTAAAATTTCAAGAATTTATGAAACATGAATATTCACAAAGGAGAGAGGCATTTTTAGAGGAAGATGGAAGACTAGTCTTTTTAGCCTTTTTAAGTCCTATTATAAATGGTAGTGGTTTTGCATTTAAAGAGGTAAAGGGTGGAGAAGAAAAAAGATTTGATATAGTTATAACCTATAATAAAAAAATGTATATTCTAGAACTTAAAATATGGAGAGGGCAAGAATATCACAAAAGAGGTCTGATACAACTAGCTGAATATTTAGATCAGTATGGATTAGATAAAGGATACCTTCTAATATTTGACCTAAGAAAATCTACAAATTTAATAGGCGAAGTAGAAGAAAATTATATAGGTACAGAAAATAGTAACAAAAAGATAATACAAGTTTATTGTTAG
- a CDS encoding FAD-binding protein — translation MIRTYDIAIIGLGPSGSILAQLLSKKHKVIAIDKKNSIEKGFKKPCGGLLSSHAQKALAELDITLPKDVMVDPQIFAVKTIDLKNTLLRYYQRFYINIDRHKFDLWLKSLIPNHVEVYSNSYCSSIEKIPEGYRVTFYEKGVKQVIITKYLVGADGANSMVRRLLYPKKKIRAYMSIQQWFSETHDNPFYSCIFDLENTDCCSWSISKDNKFIFGGAFPIHNSRERFENQKKKLEKIGFRFGETIKTEACMVLRPSSFYDFCCGKENAFLVGEAAGFISPSSLEGISSAINSARVLSEVLNNHSKNPNKKYWLETFNIRFKIFLKLLKCPFMYNPFLRKLVLKSGLKSIDIASTKGEVIN, via the coding sequence ATGATTAGGACATATGATATTGCAATTATTGGCTTAGGGCCCTCTGGTTCTATACTTGCACAATTGCTTTCTAAAAAGCATAAAGTTATTGCCATTGATAAAAAGAACTCTATAGAAAAAGGATTTAAGAAACCCTGTGGTGGATTGCTTTCTTCCCATGCCCAGAAAGCATTGGCAGAGTTGGATATTACACTTCCAAAGGATGTTATGGTGGATCCTCAGATTTTTGCTGTTAAAACTATAGATCTGAAAAATACTCTCCTTCGATATTATCAACGGTTTTATATTAACATTGATCGTCATAAATTTGATTTATGGTTAAAATCACTTATTCCAAATCACGTGGAGGTTTATAGCAATTCTTATTGTTCTTCTATTGAAAAAATACCAGAGGGTTATAGGGTAACTTTTTATGAAAAGGGTGTAAAGCAGGTTATTATCACTAAATATCTGGTAGGGGCAGACGGTGCAAATTCTATGGTACGTCGATTGCTGTATCCCAAAAAGAAAATACGGGCTTATATGTCAATTCAGCAATGGTTTTCTGAAACACATGATAATCCTTTTTATTCCTGTATTTTTGATTTGGAAAACACAGATTGCTGTTCTTGGTCCATTTCAAAAGATAACAAATTTATTTTTGGTGGTGCATTTCCTATACATAATTCTCGGGAACGGTTCGAAAATCAGAAAAAAAAGCTAGAGAAAATTGGATTTAGGTTTGGAGAAACTATAAAAACCGAGGCCTGTATGGTACTTAGACCATCATCATTTTATGATTTTTGTTGTGGAAAGGAAAATGCTTTTTTAGTTGGGGAGGCCGCGGGCTTTATCAGTCCAAGTTCACTGGAGGGAATCAGTTCAGCCATTAACAGCGCCCGAGTTTTGAGTGAAGTGTTAAATAACCATAGTAAAAACCCTAATAAAAAGTACTGGTTAGAAACTTTTAATATTCGTTTCAAAATCTTCTTAAAACTACTAAAATGTCCCTTTATGTATAATCCATTTTTACGTAAGCTTGTGTTAAAAAGCGGATTGAAAAGTATTGATATTGCTTCAACAAAGGGGGAAGTGATTAATTAA
- a CDS encoding helix-turn-helix domain-containing protein, which yields MIVVNLDVMMAKRKISLTELSEQLGMTMANVSNFKNHRAKAFRFTTLDALCRILQCQPGDILEYREDKDLESENKDEKSND from the coding sequence ATGATTGTAGTTAATTTGGATGTTATGATGGCAAAACGCAAAATATCTTTAACAGAGTTATCCGAACAATTAGGAATGACCATGGCAAATGTATCGAACTTTAAAAATCATAGGGCAAAAGCTTTTCGATTTACTACTCTTGATGCTTTGTGCAGAATACTACAATGTCAACCAGGAGATATTTTAGAGTATAGGGAAGATAAAGATTTAGAAAGTGAGAATAAGGATGAAAAAAGCAATGATTAG
- a CDS encoding DUF2975 domain-containing protein has protein sequence MKEKISSKILNGLVIVGIILTIITLISVPLVLTAFFKTSGMKVETSNMEWILTAFIYLCAVPYLIALFKFKRICKLLTSENSFSPIISKEFQILAICAFSEACIYLLSNIFLYVLFDFYLFAMTILPLIVVIFISITVGFLFLIMSNIFKVAAEIKEENDLTF, from the coding sequence ATGAAAGAGAAAATAAGTTCAAAAATATTAAATGGATTAGTAATTGTGGGGATTATTTTAACAATTATCACCCTTATAAGCGTTCCTTTAGTGTTGACAGCGTTTTTTAAAACATCAGGAATGAAGGTAGAAACATCAAATATGGAGTGGATATTAACAGCATTTATTTACCTATGTGCAGTTCCTTATTTGATAGCATTATTTAAGTTTAAAAGAATTTGTAAACTGCTTACAAGTGAAAATTCCTTTTCACCAATTATATCAAAGGAGTTTCAAATCCTTGCAATTTGTGCATTTTCTGAGGCGTGTATTTATCTTTTGAGCAACATATTTTTATACGTATTATTTGATTTTTATCTATTTGCAATGACTATATTACCTTTGATAGTTGTAATTTTTATATCAATAACAGTGGGTTTTTTATTTCTAATAATGTCTAACATATTTAAAGTAGCTGCGGAAATCAAAGAAGAGAATGACTTAACATTTTAA